One stretch of Meriones unguiculatus strain TT.TT164.6M chromosome 7, Bangor_MerUng_6.1, whole genome shotgun sequence DNA includes these proteins:
- the LOC110566106 gene encoding olfactory receptor 6C75 — protein sequence MHLETETIMRNSTAVTDFILLGLTNDPRWQLVIFAFLLVTYMLSVTGNLVIITLTLSDARLMTPMYFFLRNFSLLEISFTSVCIPRFLVTIVTGDRTISYNGCVAQLFFFIFLGVTEFYLLAAMSYDRYVAICKPLHYTTIMNNRVCILLVGSSWFAGFLIIFPPIILLLHLDFCASNVIDHFICDSSPILQLSCSNTHFLELMAFLLAVVTLMVTLTLIILSYSYIIWTIMRFPSTHQRKKAFSTCSSHMIVVSLSYGSCIFMYIKPSARERVSLSKGVAVLNTSVAPLLNPFIYTLRNQQVKQAFKTMVQRILSASKKLT from the coding sequence ATGCATTTAGAAACAGAGACTATTATGAGAAATTCCACAGCAGTCACAGATTTTATTCTTCTTGGACTGACCAATGACCCACGGTGGCAGCTTGTGATCTTCGCATTTCTTCTTGTTACCTACATGCTAAGTGTGACGGGAAACCTCGTCATTATCACCCTCACCCTCTCAGATGCCCGTCTGATGACACCAATGTATTTCTTCCTTCGTAATTTCTCACTCCTAGAAATATCATTCACGTCTGTCTGCATTCCCAGATTCCTTGTCACTATTGTGACAGGAGACAGAACCATTTCCTACAATGGTTGTGTGGCTCagctattctttttcattttcttgggaGTCACAGAGTTTTAccttctggctgccatgtcctatGATCGGTACGTAGCCATCTGCAAGCCACTGCACTACACAACAATCATGAACAACCGTGTGTGCATTCTTCTTGTCGGTAGCTCATGGTTTGCAGGATTTCTGATCATCTTTCCACCAATTATCCTTCTGCTACACTTAGATTTTTGTGCCTCCAATGTCATTGACCACTTTATCTGTGACTCTTCTCCAATTTTGCAGCTTTCTTGTTCAAACACTCATTTTCTAGAACTCATGGCGTTTTTGTTAGCTGTAGTAACTCTCATGGTTACCCTGACATTAATTATTCTCTCCTACTCATACATCATCTGGACAATTATGAGATTCCCTTCtacacatcaaagaaaaaaggCTTTTTCCACCTGTTCCTCTCACATGATAGTTGTCTCCCTCTCTTACGGCAGCTGCATCTTCATGTACATCAAGCCGTCTGCAAGGGAGAGGGTGAGTTTAAGCAAAGGAGTAGCTGTGCTCAACACCTCAGTGGCTCCTCTCCTGAACCCCTTCATCTATACACTGAGGAACCAGCAAGTGAAGCAAGCCTTCAAAACCATGGTCCAGAGGATCCTCTCCGCTTCAAAGAAACTAACATGA
- the LOC110543177 gene encoding olfactory receptor 6C2, whose amino-acid sequence MRNHSEITTFILLGLTDDPQLQVLLFLFLFLTYMLSVTGNLIIIILTLVDPHLKTPMYFFLRNFSFLEVSFTTVCIPRFLYSISSGDNTITYNACASQIFFVILFGATEFFLLAAMSYDRYVAICKPLHYMTIMNPRVCTLLVISCWVSGLMIIVPPLSLGLQLEFCDSNAIDHFSCDASPLLKISCSDTWVIEQMVIFVAVFALIITLICVIVSYTYIIRTILRFPSIQQRKKAFSTCSSHMMVVSITYGSCIFIYIKPSAKDEVAINKGVSVLTTSVAPLLNPFIYTLRNKQVKQAFSDSVKRIAFISKS is encoded by the coding sequence ATGAGAAACCACTCAGAAATAACAACCTTCATTCTTCTGGGACTAACAGATGATCCCCAACTACAAGTTCTGCTTTTTCTCTTCCTATTTCTCACATACATGTTAAGTGTAACAGGAAACCTGATTATCATCATCCTCACCTTGGTGGATCCACATCTTAAAACACCTATGTActtttttctcagaaattttTCTTTCCTAGAAGTTTCCTTTACCACAGTCTGTATTCCGAGATTCCTATACAGTATATCAAGTGGAGACAATACCATTACCTATAATGCTTGTGCAAGTCAAATATTCTTTGTTATTCTCTTTGGAGCAACTGAATTTTTTCttttggcagctatgtcctatgATCGTTATGTGGCCATCTGTAAACCCCTTCATTATATGACCATCATGAACCCCAGGGTGTGTACCCTACTTGTTATCTCATGTTGGGTGTCTGGCTTGATGATTATTGTCCCACCCCTCAGCTTGGGCCTCCAACTTGAATTCTGTGACTCTAATGCCATTGATCATTTTAGCTGTGATGCAAGTCCTCTTCTAAAGATCTCATGCTCAGACACATGGGTAATAGAACAGATGGTTATATTTGTGGCCGTCTTTGCACTCATCATTACCCTAATTTGTGTGATTGTATCCTACACATACATCATCAGAACAATTCTGCGATTCCCTTCcatacagcaaaggaaaaaggctttTTCTACCTGCTCATCCCACATGATGGTGGTTTCCATCACCTATGGCAGCTGCATCTTCATCTACATCAAGCCCTCAGCTAAAGATGAGGTGGCCATAAATAAAGGAGTTTCAGTTCTCACTACGTCTGTTGCGCCTCTATTGAACCCTTTCATTTATACCTTAAGGAACAAGCAAGTGAAGCAAGCTTTCAGTGACTCTGTAAAGCGGATTGCATTTATTTCAAAGAGCTAG